Part of the Hyalangium ruber genome, CGCAACCTCGTGGAGATGCATGGCGGCATCGTCTACGCCAACAGCCCGGGAGCGGGCCGGGGCAGCGAGTTCGTGGTGAAGCTCCCCCTGGCCGCGCACCAACTGGCGCTGAAGGGCGACTCGCTCACGGCGCCCGAGCGCCCGCGCCAGCGCCGCATCCTCCTGGTGGAGGACAACTCGGACGCGCGCCAGGCGCTCCAGGACCTGCTGGAGCTGTGGGGTCACCAGGTGCAGGTGGCGCAGGACGGCATGGGCGGCGTCGCCACCGCGCTGGAGATCCGCCCGGAGCTGGCGCTGGTGGACATCGGCCTGCCGGGGCTGGACGGCTACCGCGTGGCGCAGGAGCTCCGGGCTCGGGTGGGGCAGGAGATCCGGCTGGTGGCCATCACCGGCTACGGCGGGCCCGAGGACCGTTCGCGCGCGCTTCAGGCGGGCTTCGACCACCACCTGGTCAAGCCGGTGAAGCCGGACGAGCTGAACCGGCTGCTGACGAACCTCTGAGTCGAGGCGCGCTCAGCGCCTCAGCAGCGCCTTGGCTACCAGTCCCAGCAGCTTGATGTGCGCGGACTCGAGCTGCCGCAGGCTGCGCAGCAGCCGGCGGATCTCAGGCCGCTCGGCGGGAACCGAGGGGGGCTCCGCCGCCGTGCTGCGGGCCGGAGGCCCGTGCTGAGCCAGGCCCAGCAGCTCATCCGAGGAGACGTTCAGCTCATGGCACAGCTTGAGCAGTGTCTGAACGCTGGGGAGCATGCCGCCGCGCTCGAGACGTCCGTACACCTCCGTCGCCACATCGATCCGCTCCGCCACGTCCGCTTGCGTAAGCTCCAGGCGCATCCGGGCGGAACGTGCCGCAGCGCCAATTGTCGTTGCGAGTTTCTTGTCCATGCTTCCTTGCCCGACCCGAAAGGTGCGGTTGACGGCTTAGGACGTATGGAGGCAGACGCACAGAACTTGCCGGGTAGATCTCCGCGTCTTCACCTGGCAGGTCGCGAACTGGAACAGGATGGCGCACCGCGGCGTCCGAGTCCCGAGGGGGACGCACCACGTCGGGTCTCTCACCCTACGGGGCAAGACACCTCCGGCGCGCTCTCATCGGAAGCCCTTTTCCCTCGGGGCGCGGGCTTTTTCCGAGCGTGACGTCCCCCCGTCCCAACCCAGGAAGACCCGTCCACTGTCCACATCCGGGAGGTCACCTGCCCGAGAAGTGCCTGTCATCGCTCGGAACCCGAAAACGCGGATCCGACCCGTCAGGTTCTCACGTCTCCGCGTGTTGGAGCCGTATCGGACGTGAACCTGCTACGTCTGGAACAGATCCACCCATGCAGGGCAAGCGTGCTCGAAGCGGGCGGGCGAGCACCCGCGACAGCCCGGAGTGCCCTAGGCTGTAGGTGATGGCGCTGGCATTGGGACGTCGCAGCTTGCTGCTGAAATTGTACCTCGCGATGGGAGTGGTGACGCTGCCACTGCTCCTGCTGCATCCCCTGTACGTCCTGCCCGCGGTGCGGGAGCAACTCCACCAGGACCGCGTGCATGCGATGCGGCAGGTGGTCGAAATGGCGTACGGCGTGCTGGAGAGCTACGAGGCTCGCGTGCGCAAGGGCGAGCTGACGACAGTCCAGGCCCAGGCCGAGGCGGCGCGACTGCTCCAGGTGCTGCGCTACGACAACGGCGCCGAGTATTTCTGGGTGAACGACCTGTCGACGCGGCTGGTGATGCACCCATACCTGCCCGCGATGCTGGGCAAGGACCTGACCGACTACCAGGACGTGGACGGCAAGCGCGTCTTCGTGGACATCGTCACGCTGGCGCGCGAGCAGGGCGAGGGCTTCATCCGCTACCGCGCCACGCGCCCCGGCGAGGAGCGGGCGCTGCCCAAGGAGTCCTACGTGAAGCTCTTCACCCCATGGGGCTGGGTGGTGGGCACGGGCGTGTACCTGGAGGACATCGAGCGGGAGGTGGTGGAACTGCAGCGGCGCCTGGTGATGGCGGCCTTCGCGGCGCTGCTGCTGGTGGGGCTGGTGGGGCTGGTCTTCTCGCGGCTGGTGGTGCGTCCGATCGGCGCGCTGTCGGAGGCGGCGCGCCGGGTGGCCCGGGGAGACCTGCGCTTCACGGTGCCGGTGAGCTCCGAGGACGAGGTGGGCCAGCTGGGGCAGGCCTTCAACACCATGGTGACGGGAATCCGCGAGACGGTGCGGGGCATCGCCGACGTGGCGGTGTCCACGGTGGCGGACGCGGAGCGCATCCGCCACTCGGCGGACATCCTCTCCCATGCCACCCGCGAGCAGTGTGACCAGCTCCAACACCTGGCGGATGCCGTGCAGGAGATGAGCCGGGACCTGTCCCAGGGCGCGCAGCGGGCTTTGAACACCGCCGAGGCAGCGGCCAACAACGGCCGCGTGGCGAAGGAGGGCGGGGAGACGGTGGACCACGCCTCGCGGAAGATCTCGGAGATCGTCCAGGTGGTGCAGCACTCGGCGCAGACGGTGGCGCGGCTGCAGGCCTCCAGCGAGGTGGTGACGCAGATGCTCCGGCTCATCCAGGACGTGTCCAACGAGACGAACATCCTGGCCGTCAACACCGCCATCGAGGCGGCCCGGGCCGGCGAGCACGGCAAGGGCTTCGGGGTGGTGGCCAGCGAGGTTCGCAAGCTGGCCCACCGCTCGCACATCGTGGTGCTGCAGATCGAACAGCTGCTCAAGCAGAACCAGGAGGACACCAGCGCTGCGGCGACGCTGATGCGTCAGGGCACGGCGAAGGTGGAGGAGGGCATGCGGCTGTCGTCCGCCACGGGCGAGGCGCTGGCGCGCATCGTCACCGGGGTGCGGGATATCCACATGAAGGTGGGAGACATGGCCGCCGAAGGCTCCCGGCAGAGCATCACCGGGGAGAACATCTCCGAGCGCATCAAGTCGCTCTCCATCAACTCCATGGAGTCGGTCGCGGGCGTGGAGCAGATCGCCCAGGCGGTGGTGGACCTGCACGCCCAGGCCAAGCAGCTCTGGGCGCTGTCGGAGCGCTTCTCCTCCCGGAACGAGAAGAAGCGCTTCTGAGGGCGCGGTTCAGGGCGTGCCGTGTCGGGTGGCCAGCGCGCGCCGGTCCACCTTCCCCGCGGCGGTGCGAGGCAGCGCGTCCACGAAGGACACGCTCTTGGGCGTCTTGTAGCGGGCCAGTCGCCCCTGGCAGTACGCGAGCAGGGTCTCGGCCGTGGGAGCCGTGCCCGGCCGCGAGACGATGAGCGCGCGCGGCACCTCACCCCACTTCGGATCCGGCACGCCAATGACGGCCACCTCGGCCACCTCCGGGTGGCCCGCGAGCACGCTCTCCACCTCGGATGGGTAGATGTTCTCGCCGCCGGAGATGATGAGGTCCTTCACGCGGCCGACGATGCGGTAGCAGTTGTCCGCGTCACGCTCCGCCAGGTCTCCCGTGTGGAGCCACCCGCCCGCGAACGTCTTCGCGGTCTCCTCGGGCCGGCGCCAGTAGCCCGCGCACAGGTGCGGGCCGCGCAGGAGCAGCTCACCCTCCTGCCCATCACCGTCCAGCCGCGCATCGACATGAAAGAGCGGCACGCCCACGGCGCCCGGCTTGCTCCGCACGAGCCCCGGCGGGAGCCAGAAGTTGTTGGGCCCCGCCTCGGTGAGCCCGTAGCCCGTCTTGAACGGCACGCCCCGGGCGAAGAAGCGCTCGAAGACGGGGCCGGGACACGGCGCGCCGCCGCTGATGAGCAGCTTGAGGCGCGAGAAGTCCACCGTGTCGAAGCGCGGGTGGCGCTGCATCTCGATGAACATGGTGGGCACGCCGAAGACGAGGCTCACCGCGCCTCGGTGTACCAGGTCGAACACCTGCTCCACCTCGAAGCCACGGCACACCACGGACGCGCCGCCCACGTACACCAGGGGCGTGGTGAAGACGTTGAGGCCGCCGGTGTGGAACAGGGGCGCGTTGAGCAGCGCCACGTCATCCGCGGTGAGGCCCCAGCTCAGCACGGTGTTGGCCGCGTTGGCGGTGATGGAGCCGTGGGTGAGGATGGCGGCCTTGGGCAGGCCGGTGCTGCCGCCGGTGTAGCAGAGCACCCACGGGTCGCTCGCCTCCAGCTCCAGGGGCGGCAGCGGGCTGTCGGGCTGCGCCTCCCGGGCGAAGAACAGGACATCCGTGGAGGGCCTCGAAGGCGAATCCTCCAGCGCCACGATGTGGCGGACGCTGGAAGCGTGGGGACGCACGGCCTCCACCTGCGCCTGGAAGTCGGGCCCATAGACGAGGACGAGGGGCTCGGCGTCCGCCAGCAACCCCTTGAGCTCCTCGGGGCTCAAGCGCCAGTTGAGCGGCTGGAGGATGGCGCCCAGCTTGGCGCAGGCGAAGAGCAGGTCCAGGTACTCCACGCAGTTCATCGCGAGCACGGCGACGCGGTCCCCACGCCGCACTCCGAGCGTGTCATGCAGCAGGTGGGCGGTACGTTGGGCGGTGGCGTTCCACTCGCGGAAGGTGATGGGGCGCTCGCCACGCAGGGCGTCGATCAACGCGACACGATCGGGAGAGAGCTGGGCCCGCCGGGCCAGCCAGTCATGAGCGATGGGCATCGCGACGCAGGGTAGACCTTCGGAGCGGCATGCTCCACCATGCCGCTCAGCGAGAGAGGGACATGGGCGAACTGACGGAGAAGTGCGCGGTGGTCACGGGAGCGGCGAACGGCATCGGCCTGGCGGTGGCCGAGGGGCTGAGCGCCCAGGGCGTGCGGGTGCTGATGGCGGACATCGACGAGGAGCGGGGCCAGGCCGCGGCGCGGAAGCTGCCGGGCGCGGTGTTCCAGCGGGCGGACATGGCCTCGCGGGAGGACTGCCGAGCCCTGGTGACACGGGCGGAGCGGGAGTGGGGCCGGCTGGACATCCTGGTGAACAACGCCGGGCTGCAGCACGTGTCGCCCATCGAGGAGTTCCCCGAGGATCGCTGGGAGCACCTGCTGCGCGTGATGCTCATCGGCCCGTTCCTGCTGACGAAGTACGGGCTGCCGCTGATGTACGCGCGAGGCTGGGGGCGCATCATCAACATCTCCTCGCTGCACGGGCTGGTGGCCTCGCCGTACAAGTCCGCCTACATCTCGGCCAAGCACGGCCTGATGGGGCTGACGAAGACGGTGGCGCTGGAGGCGGCGTCCAAGGGAGTCACCGTCAACGCCGTGTGTCCCAGCTACGTGCGCACCCCGCTGGTGGAGAAGCAGATCGCCGACCAGGCGCGCGTACACGGGCTGACCGAAGCGGAGGTCATCGAGAAGATCATGCTGGCGCCCGCGGCGGTGAAGCGCCTGCTGGAGCCCAGCGAGGTGGCCGCCTACGTGACGTTCCTCTGCTCCGAGGCGGCGGGCGGCATCACCGGCGCCGCCCAGGTCATCGACTGCGGCTGGACCGCGCGCTGAGGCTCCCCGCGCAGACCGCCCCCTCCGCGAAGCCAGGCTCAGGCCGCGTCGTGCCCTCGTGAAGCCTCCTGCCCCGAGGAAGCCGTGCTCGGCGCCTCTTCCACGAGGTGCGCGCGGAAGGTCTCCGCGGAGAGGAACACGGAGACGAGGGTGATGACCGCCAGCCCCACCATGTAGACGGAGATGGGCCAGGACTGGCCCCCGGACTTGGCGAGCAGGGCGGTGGCGACGACGGGCGACAAGCCGCCCGCGAACACCGAGGCGAGCTGGTAGCCCAGCGACGCGCCGCTGTAGCGCACGCGAGTCCCGAACAGCTCGGAGAAGAAGCTGGCCTGGGGCCCGTACATGGCCGCGTGGGCGATGATGCCCAGGGTAATGGCCAGCCAGATGAGCCCCGTCTCCTTGGTGTTGATGAGCATGAAGAAGGGGAAGGCCAGCAGCCCGCACGCCGCGGCGCCGGCCAGGTACACCGGGCGGCGGCCCAGCACGTCCGAGAGGGCGCCGAAGCTGGGAATAGCCACCAGGTGGACGGCGGTGGCCACCAGCACGCCATTGAGCAGGGTGGTGCGCGGCAGCCCCAGCCGCTCGGTGCCGTAGGTCAGGACGAACGTGGTGATGATGTAGAAGAACCCGTTCTCCGCGAAGCGGGCCCCCATGGCGAGGAGGATCTGCTTGGGATAGTTGCGGATGGCCTCGAGCACGGGAATGCTGGGCTGCTTCGCCTCCTCCTTGCGGTGCGCGAAGACGGGAGACTCGGCCACGCTCAGGCGGATGAAGACGCCGATGCCGATGAGCACGGCGCTGAGGAGGAACGGGACGCGCCAACCCCATGAGAGGAACGTCTCCTCCGGCAGCCGGGAGAAGAAGGAGAAGACGGCGGTGGCCACCAGCAGGCCCGCGGGAGCGCCCATCTGCGGCCAGCTCCCGTAGAAGCCACGCCGGTGGGCAGGCGCATGCTCCACCGCCATCAGCACCGCACCGCCCCACTCCCCTCCCAGCCCGAAGCCCTGCAACAACCGCAGGATGACGAGCAGCGCGGGAGCCCAGGCACCGATGCTCTCGTAGGAGGGCAGCAGCCCCACCGCGAACGTCGCCGCGCCCATGATCATCAACGTGGCGCTCAGCATCGTCTTTCGGCCGATCTTGTCGCCGAAGTGGCCGAACACCACGCCCCCGAGCGGGCGGGCGATGAAGCCGACGGCGAAGGTGCCGAAGGCGGCCAGCGTCCCCGTCAGCGGATCGAACGAGGGAAAGAACAGGCGGTTGAAGACGAGCGCCGCCGCGGTGCCATAGAGGAAGAAGTCGTACCACTCGATGGCCGTGCCGATGAAGCTGGCCGCGGCCACCTTCACGATGGAGTTCTTCGAGTCCTGCGAAGCGGTCTGCGCGCCTGACATGGGGTGGCTCCTTGTCTTCTCTCTACAGCACCCTGCGCGAGGGGACGAAGTCTAAGGTGAACCGTCATTCATCTTCGCGCTGCGTCAAGAAAGGGCGTTGAGGAGGACCGGCTCGCCGTGTGTAAATCGTGCTTTCCATGAGAGCGGCTGGCGCGTTGCCGGAAGAACCTGTTCTCAGAAAGGAGCCATGAAGCGCCGCAAGCCCACGCAGCACATGTCTCTGAGAGAGGTGGCCACGCTGCACCGCCGGGCCTCTCGGATGAAGAAGCCCGGAGAGGCGCCGCGCTCCCTGGAGATGCTGGACGAGGCGCTGGAGGCGTGCCCGGCATACGTGCCCGCGCTGCTGCTGGCGGGGCGAAGGCTGCAGACGAGTGAGTCAGCGGGCCCGGCGGAGACGCGGGCCGGGCTGCGCAAGGCACGCCGGTACCTGCAGCAGGCGGTGCTGGCCTCGGATCGCTCGGCGGCGTCCATGGTGGAGCTGGGCTATTTCCTCCACGTGGCGGAGGGCTCGACGGAAGCCTCGGAGCGCTACCTGCGCGCGGGGGTGGAGAAGGCGCTGAGCGTGCTGGAGGACGGGTGGAGCGGGCTCATTGACGTGCTGTATGCGCAGGGCCGGCTGGAGGAGGCGGCGGCACTGGGCAAACAGGCCCAGCAGCTCTTCCCCGGCTCGGTGCGCATCGCGACGGCGTTGACGCCGGTGCTGGCGGACCTCATGCAACCGAAGGAAGAGCCCGCCCGGCCCATGAAGCGCCGACGCACCTTCTGAGTCCCGCCTACGGGACGAGCACGAGCTTGCCGACCGTGGTGCCCGACTCGATGGCGCGGTGAGCCTCCGCCACCTGGTCGAGCGGGAAGCGCTTCACCGGCGGCGCGACGAGCCTGCCCTCCTCCACCCACGACAGCAGCCGCGTCATCGATTCGGTCAGCAGCGCGTGCTGGTCGAACAGGTAGGAGAGGTTGAAGGCGAGCACGCTGGTGTTGTCATTGGTGAGGGTGAGCGGGTTGTAGCGTGGGGTGCGCAGCCAGTCCCACGCGAGCTTCAGCCAGTTCGGCCGCCCGCCCCGCCGAGGCATCATGGAGTGGAAGCCATAGATGATGAGCTTCCCGGTCGAGCCCAGGTGCGCGTAGCTCTGCCGCAGGGTGGAGACCCCGTTGGCATCGAGCACGACGTCATAGCCCTGGGGCGAGGCCTTCTCCGCCGCCTTCCACAGGTCCTCGCTCGACTTGTCGATGACGACGTCGGCGCCCATGGCGCGCGCGGTCTCCACCTTGTGCGAGCTGCCGACGATGCCCACCACCCGGCACCCGGCGATGCGGCCCAGCTGCACCAGCGCGCTGCCCACTCCCCCCGCCGCGGAGTGAACGAGGATGCTCGCCCCGGGCCTCGGGTGGGCCAGCTCGAAGAGGGCGTAGTACGCGG contains:
- a CDS encoding helix-turn-helix transcriptional regulator, whose protein sequence is MDKKLATTIGAAARSARMRLELTQADVAERIDVATEVYGRLERGGMLPSVQTLLKLCHELNVSSDELLGLAQHGPPARSTAAEPPSVPAERPEIRRLLRSLRQLESAHIKLLGLVAKALLRR
- a CDS encoding methyl-accepting chemotaxis protein, coding for MLLKLYLAMGVVTLPLLLLHPLYVLPAVREQLHQDRVHAMRQVVEMAYGVLESYEARVRKGELTTVQAQAEAARLLQVLRYDNGAEYFWVNDLSTRLVMHPYLPAMLGKDLTDYQDVDGKRVFVDIVTLAREQGEGFIRYRATRPGEERALPKESYVKLFTPWGWVVGTGVYLEDIEREVVELQRRLVMAAFAALLLVGLVGLVFSRLVVRPIGALSEAARRVARGDLRFTVPVSSEDEVGQLGQAFNTMVTGIRETVRGIADVAVSTVADAERIRHSADILSHATREQCDQLQHLADAVQEMSRDLSQGAQRALNTAEAAANNGRVAKEGGETVDHASRKISEIVQVVQHSAQTVARLQASSEVVTQMLRLIQDVSNETNILAVNTAIEAARAGEHGKGFGVVASEVRKLAHRSHIVVLQIEQLLKQNQEDTSAAATLMRQGTAKVEEGMRLSSATGEALARIVTGVRDIHMKVGDMAAEGSRQSITGENISERIKSLSINSMESVAGVEQIAQAVVDLHAQAKQLWALSERFSSRNEKKRF
- a CDS encoding acyl-CoA synthetase, giving the protein MPIAHDWLARRAQLSPDRVALIDALRGERPITFREWNATAQRTAHLLHDTLGVRRGDRVAVLAMNCVEYLDLLFACAKLGAILQPLNWRLSPEELKGLLADAEPLVLVYGPDFQAQVEAVRPHASSVRHIVALEDSPSRPSTDVLFFAREAQPDSPLPPLELEASDPWVLCYTGGSTGLPKAAILTHGSITANAANTVLSWGLTADDVALLNAPLFHTGGLNVFTTPLVYVGGASVVCRGFEVEQVFDLVHRGAVSLVFGVPTMFIEMQRHPRFDTVDFSRLKLLISGGAPCPGPVFERFFARGVPFKTGYGLTEAGPNNFWLPPGLVRSKPGAVGVPLFHVDARLDGDGQEGELLLRGPHLCAGYWRRPEETAKTFAGGWLHTGDLAERDADNCYRIVGRVKDLIISGGENIYPSEVESVLAGHPEVAEVAVIGVPDPKWGEVPRALIVSRPGTAPTAETLLAYCQGRLARYKTPKSVSFVDALPRTAAGKVDRRALATRHGTP
- a CDS encoding 3-hydroxybutyrate dehydrogenase: MGELTEKCAVVTGAANGIGLAVAEGLSAQGVRVLMADIDEERGQAAARKLPGAVFQRADMASREDCRALVTRAEREWGRLDILVNNAGLQHVSPIEEFPEDRWEHLLRVMLIGPFLLTKYGLPLMYARGWGRIINISSLHGLVASPYKSAYISAKHGLMGLTKTVALEAASKGVTVNAVCPSYVRTPLVEKQIADQARVHGLTEAEVIEKIMLAPAAVKRLLEPSEVAAYVTFLCSEAAGGITGAAQVIDCGWTAR
- a CDS encoding MFS transporter; the protein is MSGAQTASQDSKNSIVKVAAASFIGTAIEWYDFFLYGTAAALVFNRLFFPSFDPLTGTLAAFGTFAVGFIARPLGGVVFGHFGDKIGRKTMLSATLMIMGAATFAVGLLPSYESIGAWAPALLVILRLLQGFGLGGEWGGAVLMAVEHAPAHRRGFYGSWPQMGAPAGLLVATAVFSFFSRLPEETFLSWGWRVPFLLSAVLIGIGVFIRLSVAESPVFAHRKEEAKQPSIPVLEAIRNYPKQILLAMGARFAENGFFYIITTFVLTYGTERLGLPRTTLLNGVLVATAVHLVAIPSFGALSDVLGRRPVYLAGAAACGLLAFPFFMLINTKETGLIWLAITLGIIAHAAMYGPQASFFSELFGTRVRYSGASLGYQLASVFAGGLSPVVATALLAKSGGQSWPISVYMVGLAVITLVSVFLSAETFRAHLVEEAPSTASSGQEASRGHDAA
- a CDS encoding synaptic vesicle VAT-1 family membrane protein is translated as MTARKVLIHRAGGYERLTLEPLAVPVPKAGEVLVATEAIGVNYADCVIRMGLYASAKEYVGWPITPGFEFAGTVAAVGEGVSDLAPGARVLGVTRFGGYSTHIAVPRHQLFPVPSQLDMAQAAGFPTVFLTAYYALFELAHPRPGASILVHSAAGGVGSALVQLGRIAGCRVVGIVGSSHKVETARAMGADVVIDKSSEDLWKAAEKASPQGYDVVLDANGVSTLRQSYAHLGSTGKLIIYGFHSMMPRRGGRPNWLKLAWDWLRTPRYNPLTLTNDNTSVLAFNLSYLFDQHALLTESMTRLLSWVEEGRLVAPPVKRFPLDQVAEAHRAIESGTTVGKLVLVP